In the Zingiber officinale cultivar Zhangliang chromosome 5A, Zo_v1.1, whole genome shotgun sequence genome, gataacaccactaaacatgtttcaaccaatgaattaaatacacctatattgttcttagttctaagaagacagtctaccttaatgtccaagtcctatttccaatcattacaattgggattgctaagtctttcttatagtatgactactaggggattgacaaacattttaaatcctaagaatcacaaaaatatttggtcaagatcaattctttaaaatccccatgaattttgtatgccacgatagtgtggacgtatacaaaatcaaagaggagattttatccattaattttattatctcgtcaactttactttatgacgaataaaattaatagttgatctgtctttgatcaaatatttggtcaaaaccttttgaatttaaaataaaatattgattcctcaaataatattttttaaattcaccaacacctcaaacaccgtgaattttgcatgtcacgttagtgtggacgtatacaaattcaacatttgtaaaaggagggttttacccattaactatcttgtcaacgtatctttatgacaaataaaattatctcaaacaccgttaattttgtatgccacgttagtgtggacgtatacaaaatcaatcatttgtaagaggggttttaaccctttaattttattatcttgtcaacctagttttatgacaaattaatagttggtttcatttggtcacacaaataatagcagtgattccgatggggaggatactattagatgtgtctaagtgtataccattacttgacactaagtccattaataagattatgccccttccgttggggaagatcacacgctcttaattaacttcctatagtcatccaaaaatggaagtctgttctagtgatccacaaacaagctcatccgttatggaggaaggcactcagagccaacgcgcaagcttgtttgcatcacttacaaaccagtaatggagaccatgggatttatttaaaaatccctctcccacttagttatttataaacgaggaattttaactatgctagcctactagtcatgtatactaacatgcacacacagcacaatataaaagcaataaatagaaaatctaattttcaactattatggcttttatctctagttgtcctccatgtgttgtcatcccaagctgctgccatatttggccaccgccaccgggtctagctgtcgcattcatcttgctccttgttccgctgcgcctctggtccttagaaggttccacgctttgcaagattcgatccgtgacataaatagaattttacaattttgatcctatattccataaaaggaatgtacatgtatctagatcaaaaataaaatcctaataaaactaaatacagctcctgctgtattttataatacaatcatgcacacacatataaatgcccttgacatgtccaagggtccaatcacacacataaaactataagccataatagttggatcctgatccacaaagttagcacatcctactattatcccgcctaaattatgtatgacatgcataattaaattaataccaaatacaaagaggcaaaaccctagctcgataccaattgttggttgctactcgaaagcctagaggtttgtacaaaattttgtacaaaggtccgaacctttcctagctaccatgtgttcttttaaattaaattttggatcgctcatggaacttaacacgtttgatccaaaacttaatctatttgttcttttaggttttgacttggatctcctgcggaacttaacacgttcgacccaagtcaccttaagttattaattccattaaatattaatttccataatcggttcccagtactgacgtggcgaggcacatggccttcttggatatgggagcaaccaccaccgactagacaaaaccttttatagaaagctaatatttaatttcctaaaataactttaggttaactgaaaagaacaatcaaatcacaaggaaaaaaaaacaaaagaacactatatcgaaaacaaattcgaaactctagaatcgtatgcctcttgtatttagtattatttccaaaaataactagtatgatgcggaaagaaaaattactagttataccttttagaaaaacctcttgatcttttaccgtattcctcttctaacctcggacgttgtgtgggcaacgatcttccgagatgagaaccaccaagcaccttcttcttccttgcaagtttcggccatcaaaacttcttctaggatgaagaggttcggccaccaccaccatgctccaagggatgctagaaacaaagctttctttctctccttcttcttcttcttctctaaacttgatccggccaccatatgagtctccacaaaaaggatgaggttcggccatcaaagagaagaaaggaggagaggatggccggccacaccaaggaggaaaaagagagaggaaaaataatagagttattcaccatgaaggcacctctaccctctcttttataatccttggccttagcaaataaggaaatttaaataaaaatttccttaattcttttgccattgataaggaaaatttatttaattaaaaataattttcttctcatcaataaTGTGGcaggccactttaaaccaagcaaaggaaatttaattcaatcaagaattaaaactttcctaatttgtttccggaaattttataaaaaatttctctaataattttcccttcatgatggttaataaaaaggaaattttataaattaaaatatttcttttaaacatgtggataaaaagaaagttatcttttaaaaaattaaaatctcttccaatctacaaataaggaaagatatctaatcttttcttaatccttgtagaagctttataaaagagatatttaattttaaactctcttttaaatcatgaacatgattaaaaggaaagtttttaccaaaattaaaatcaaccttttaatctacaaataaggaaagagttttaactcttctcttaatcttttgtaaaatcttataaaaggaaagatttaaattttaaactctcttttaaatcatgttatccacataagaaaaattttaaaattaaaattcatttttattttaatagggccggccacctaagcttgagttcaagctagggccggccacatgaattcacccatgaaccaagccatggccggccctagcttggtctccaagttagcttggtcggcccctataggatgggtaagaaggtgggtatagtactctataattaagaggctacgatagggaccgagaggagaaattggttttggtctcccgataaaattaagcatcccgtgttcgccccgaacacacaacttaattttatcaataataattcattccactagagaactattattgaactaccgcaccaatcccaaattatattttttgggctccttcttattatgagtgtattagtctccctgtgtttaagataacaatgtccactaataagtaagttactgacaactcatttaattaatatcttagtccaagagtagtaccactcaaccttattatcatgtcggactaagtccacctgcagggtttaacatgacaatccttatgagctcctcttggggacattctcaacctagattactaggacacagtttccttctataatcaacaacacacactataagtgatatcatttcccaacttatcgggcttattgattcatcgaactaaatctcacccattgataaattaaagaaataaatatcaaatatatgtgcttgttattatatcaggattaagagcacacacttccataataaccgaggtctttgtttctttataaaatcagtataaaagaaacgacctcaaatggtcctactcaatacactctaagtgtactagtgtaattatacagtcaagataaactgatacctaattacactacgaccttctaatggtttgttcctttccattttggtcgtgagctgctgtttataatttataaggtactgataacatcatcttctttatgtgacaccacatactatgttatctacaatataaattaattgaacaactacatttatcacaaatgtagacatttgaccaatgtgattcttatttctagataaatgtttataccaaaagctaggcttttagtatacacactaacaattatttccataaataactagtatgatgcggaaagaaaaattactagttataccttgtagaaaaacctcttgatcttctaccgtattcctcttctaacctcggacgttgtgtgggcaacgatcttccgagatgagaaccacctagcaccttcttcttccttacaagtttcggccatcaaaacttctcctaggatgaagaggttcggccaccaccaccatgctccaagggatgctagaaaagaggcttcttttctctccttcttctccttcttagatccggccaccaaagctatctccaccatgagaaggtttcggccacacaaaggagaggagaggaaagaaagggctggccacacccaaggagaaaagagaggaaaaatagaatagagtcgttctccttgaagcctcctctaccccctcttttataatccttggtcttggcaaataaggaaaatttaataaaaacttccttaattcttttgccattgaaaaggaaaatttaattaaaataattttctcttttcaaattataatggtcggccactcttctccccaaaacaaggagagttttaattaaaacaaaaaataaaacttcctaatttgtttctagaaatttataaaaatttctccaataattttaatcccttcatgattggttaataaaaagaaattttataaattaaaatctttcttttaaacatgtggataatttccaaaaagaaaagttatctctaaaaattaaaatctcctttcaatctacaaataaggaaagatattaaatcttttcttaatcttttgtagaaactaataaaagagaattttaattttaaactttctttaaatcatgaatataattaaaaggaaagttttaccaaaattaaaatcaaccttttaatctacaaataaggaaagagattttaactcttctcttaatctttgtagaatcttataaaaggaaggatttaaatttttaaactctcttttaaattatattatccacataagaaaaattttaaaatttaaaattcctttttatttaatagggccggccacatgaattcacccatgaacatacccatggccggccctagcttggtctccaagctagcttggccgacccctataggatgggtaagaaggtgggtataggtgggtatagtactctataattaagaggctacgatagggaccgagaggaggaattggttttggtctcccgataaaattaagcatcccgtgctcgccccgaacacacaacttaattttatcaataataattcattccactagagaactattattgaactaccgcaccaatcccaaattacattttgggctccttcttatcatgagtgtgttagtctccctgtgtttaagataacaaatgtccactaattaagtaagttactgacaactcgcttaattaatatctagctccaagagtagtaccactcaacttcatcgtcatgtcggactaagtccacctgcagggtttaacatgacaatccttatgagctcctcttggggacattctcaacctagatcactaggacacagtttccttctataatcaacaacacacactataagtgatatcatttcccaacttatcgggcttattgatttatcgaactaaatctcactcattgataaattaaagaaataaatatcaaatatatgtgcttgttattatattaggattaagagcacacgcttccataataactgaggtctttgttcctttattaagtcagtataaaaggaacgacctcaaatggtcctactcaatatactttaagtgtactagtgtaattatatagttaagataaactaatacctaattacactacgaccttccaatggtttgttcctttccatcttggtcgtgagctactgtttataatttataaggtactgataacatgatcttctgtgtgtgacaccacacaccatgttatctacaatataaattaattgaacaactacatttataataaatgtagtcatttgaccaatgtgattcttattcctagataaatatttataccaaaagctaggcttttagtatacactctaacattactATGATTGTGAATATTACTGGTGCTTcatgcaaaagaaaagaaaagtttagacAACTTGAACATGATAGATTTGTAGAATGTTTGGAGAAAGGAGATATTGTTAGTGGCAAAGGAAAAAATCAGGAAATCAGTTTAAAACGACCAGGGGATACTCGTTGGGGTTCACATTACATGACTATTATCCGTTTGATGTCTACGTGGACTTCTATTTTACAAGTGCTTGAAAATGTGTATGATGATGGTACTAATGATGATAATAGTGGTATCACCACCAGTTTGATTGATAAGATGGAGAGTTATGAATTTGTGCTTGTGATGCATTTGATGAAATCTTTATTGGGAATCACAAATGAATTGTCACTTGCCTTACAACAAAATTATCAAAACATTGTACTGGCTGTCAATTTGATCAAGACAATAAAAGTTCGATTACAAAAATTGAGAGAGGATGGATGGGAGAATTTTTCGGACGTCGCCAACAAATTTTGTAGTAACCATATGATTCCAGTACCGAATATGGAAGAAAATATAAGAACTCGTGGTCGCAGCAGATGTAATGGACAAATGATTACTAATTTTCATAACTATCGTGTTGAAATTTTTTGTcaggtattatttttaaatattttattgaattttaattttctaataatattttttattcatttttttattgttaCAATATTAGGTTCTTGATATGATGGTTCAAGAGATGAGTAATCGGTTTTCAGAATCAAGTACGGAGGTACTTACTTGCATTGCTTGCTTAGATCCAAAGAACTCTTTTTCTCAATTTGATATTGGTAAGCTACTCCACCTTGCTGAACTTTATTCGGAGGACTTTTCATTGACTGATCGTGCAATACTTGAGGACCAACTTGAGACTTACATTCAAAATGTACGAGGTGAATTTTCTATGATTGAAGATTTGGGAAGTCTTGCTAAAAATATGGTTGAAATGAGCAAGAATACAATTTTTCCATTGATATATCGTTTGATCAAGTTAACATTAGTTTTACCAGTTGCAACTGCTTCTGTTGAAAAAGTTTTTTCTGCGATGAAAATTATCAAGACTGATTTGCGTAATAGGATGGGGGATGCGTGGATGAATGACAGTTTGGTAGTATACATCGAGAAAGATATTTTTGCTACAAATGAAAATGAACAAATTTTACAACATTTTCAACAGATGAACACTCGTAGGATCCAGTTGCCTCCTCTTGTTTGTATGTCTAGATATGATGCTGGTAGTTcaagtattaaaaaataattactttATTGGTATGCACATATTTTTATGTCTGTATTTAGTactgttatcttttaatatatttatttgatagcaagaaattttttttagccTTTTCTTTGAGCACCCTTCTAAATTTTTGTCTGGATCCACCACTGTTCCCAGGGGTTTAGCGAAGAATCTTGATAGAGCTTTTGGTTCTCCATTGACCTAAAGCTTTTCGGCGTCGTCACTTTTAAGCCCCTTGGAAGACCTTCCTTTTCTTTCCGCTGCATCTTCTTCCACAAGGATTATTTATGGACGACGCTAAAGACAAGGATGACTCTTCAATCAGTTTCCTTGTtatatttgtttatgtatttatgtTCTTATAACAAGTTTTCGATAAAACGAAGATTCATACTTATATGTTCTTGTGTTTCCTATATACAAATTCTTATACGATTCTTAGAACCCATGCGGTTTAGGCGTTTTATAagaactatcaattggtatcagagcaagtgtTCTGTTTTGTCATTTTTATTGAcaataaagtttaagtttttcatCGATTAGTTATTTGTATACTAGATCAATTTTTTCCTACTTaatactgtcacgccccagaggagtctctgtccgaagaaatttcggcagcatctcccctgtacggcggacaatctgaaacttttctacaaacactatatacctcagccacatgcggctggaataataacaataaaagaaaacaaacaccacgcagttaatatcaaattcagcctctggctgacacaaccacgcagttaaaaataaagcagcccactcggctgtaccaaaaccaaaacacaaaactgctagccggctaggcttacacaaccaataacaaatacaaaacaccacataacaacatcaaccctccaaaaataaaatcagagtacagagctaaataaactgatacataaaacaaacaaaacatatgtgaaaccgataagtcttctgatgtgacgtggggaccagcagacaggatgctccaagcgacaccataaataacctggtacctgaaaaagatagtgtcaacgggggtgagttcaacaactcagcgaataccaatggacatgagtagtaaaatatatctaacagcaacaaacatggaatacagcttcctaatcatatatatagggattatgcaaaactgaaaggtaactgaggaagctgtactcaccaggaactcctatccagacaaaagggtcgtcaaaccgaaagtgtcaataatcctgtatgcaggtcaaaagtatgcatccaaccaaaatgcagcaaccaaatgcagcaaacacaatcataagaatataaatacatcaatgcatatgatgctaatgatgcgtcctggtcacccctgacgccagttagtcctctcacacacaaaaaggcgagaccgagtgggtagggctgtgacaaccgtgcactctaccatcactacacctgacgagtgactgagtggacgggatgctgtcggagtactcctgtcctgtgaccccaaatcataaatgggggagctcaatgctctcatctcccggtacacgatgacggggaggtatctctgccggctaccacgctgagtcacctgaccaacggagccaaacagagtccaccgtctgccggctactacactgctacactaaatgccaacggagccaaacagagcggaactgactgccggctaccacatatgagtcctaacagcagaactgccacacacctgcctgatataccactaaaccatgagtggtggtgtgtgcagtacatgtaactggcgatgtgctcaaccatagtagagccgacaatcgcgcagcatgcaatcatgatgcatgacactaagcatagtcataaactgatcagcataatcatatccatatatgtataatatgggtaccacagtatcagtgagtcaaatccacgaatatagggtatacagatcctctatggtataacaacctagatcctaaacatatcctccttccataacatatgtaccaacaatatacacagatcaaagaatcagagtctaggtacacgaatcagatatgatatacaaaatagaggtacacaagtcaggtatggtataaaaacctaagtatcagataatctagatacacatgccagaaaataaaatccagaacctagtccgaacctcagtaggtatggtatgccacttactctaggaaccaaggtactcatggcaataatcctgaaacgtaaacatggatacataacaaatggccaacagatcatgctatgggtatcaaaccgtgacataccaaggcaaacatgatcattgcttgcagctataaaatactatgcatatccaatagacaatatcataaagataagtcaagaggtacccgcctccaatgtagatcgaatcGAACTAATTCCGATGTTGAGATGtccgtctcgaatcacagtcc is a window encoding:
- the LOC121979949 gene encoding uncharacterized protein LOC121979949, with product MSTWTSILQVLENVYDDGTNDDNSGITTSLIDKMESYEFVLVMHLMKSLLGITNELSLALQQNYQNIVLAVNLIKTIKVRLQKLREDGWENFSDVANKFCSNHMIPVPNMEENIRTRGRSRCNGQMITNFHNYRVEIFCQVLDMMVQEMSNRFSESSTEVLTCIACLDPKNSFSQFDIGKLLHLAELYSEDFSLTDRAILEDQLETYIQNVRGEFSMIEDLGSLAKNMVEMSKNTIFPLIYRLIKLTLVLPVATASVEKVFSAMKIIKTDLRNRMGDAWMNDSLVVYIEKDIFATNENEQILQHFQQMNTRRIQLPPLVCMSRYDAGSSSIKK